One genomic window of Papilio machaon chromosome 17, ilPapMach1.1, whole genome shotgun sequence includes the following:
- the LOC106707936 gene encoding phytanoyl-CoA dioxygenase, peroxisomal: MSTKVNLLTFRISKMGILTAEEKQFYKDNGYILIRNPFTAQELEELSTEYDDLFRRKNEAKTESSWVGSDETNRKSDSPYTVKGIHNLQMHHAVFGKLLYHDKLLDALEDVMETKNIVLHHTKAHYKPPEKGASYPMHQDYHYFPYKNDSMVAAFIHLDDASPENGGLCVFPGSHKLGPLEDVGVRDNSHFHYVDQSKFPIEKSTPVMARRGDVVIFSYLLVHGSPANLSARARRMLLVQYADAHDVPTAGERAQPARGLVLRGVNLYRDATVANRHVE, encoded by the exons ATGAGTACGAAAGTAAATCTGCTTACGTTCAG AATTAGCAAGATGGGCATACTGACGGCTGAAGAAAAGCAGTTCTACAAGGATAACGGCTACATCCTCATCCGAAACCCCTTCACCGCCCAGGAGTTGGAGGAGCTGTCTACAGAGTACGACGACCTGTTCCGCCGGAAGAACGAGGCCAAGACCGAGAGCTCGTGGGTCGGCAGCGACGAGACAAATAGGAAAAGTGACAGTCCATACACG GTGAAGGGTATACACAATTTGCAGATGCATCACGCGGTGTTTGGCAAACTGCTCTACCACGATAAGTTGTTGGACGCGCTAGAGGACGTCATGGAGACAAAGAACATCGTTCTTCATCACACTAAAGCTCATTACAAGCCGCCGGAAAAGGGGGCCTCATATCCAATGCACCAG GACTACCATTACTTCCCGTACAAGAACGACTCCATGGTGGCAGCGTTCATCCACTTGGACGACGCGTCGCCGGAGAACGGAGGGCTGTGCGTGTTCCCGGGCTCGCACAAGCTGGGACCGCTGGAAGACGTGGGCGTGCGTGATAACTCGCACTTCCATTATGTTGACCAG AGCAAATTTCCCATAGAGAAGTCGACCCCTGTGATGGCGCGCCGCGGGGACGTGGTGATCTTCAGTTACCTGCTGGTGCACGGCAGTCCGGCCAATCTGTCTGCGCGCGCGCGCCGCATGCTGCTCGTGCAGTACGCGGACGCGCACGACGTGCCCACGGCGGGGGAGCGCGCGCAGCCCGCGCGCGGCCTCGTGCTCAGGGGCGTTAACTTGTATCGCGACGCTACAGTCGCCAACCGACATGTAGAGTAA